Proteins found in one Lycium ferocissimum isolate CSIRO_LF1 chromosome 6, AGI_CSIRO_Lferr_CH_V1, whole genome shotgun sequence genomic segment:
- the LOC132059920 gene encoding LEAF RUST 10 DISEASE-RESISTANCE LOCUS RECEPTOR-LIKE PROTEIN KINASE-like 1.1, whose translation MPYPNVHLGGNVYSAWEHREFNDGFRVLDHRLEDLLGKNSCHSFDQSISFPSSPSVSFRIKGPNLTLFRCNDSSTNDHYFRDYQNFTNCSGFSIYYKYPSREQEDSWHAPEEGIPDNCSPIHLPIKRGARSQNSSLFDGLTANFTIRWNFSDDCSKCYYDGGRCLTDSNYKFLCSFNPTAKRKSRRILVIVLLAVICLTFSICLGIVIWCFKKRKGSRSHSFTRNTYSDRNDLEGGSKYFGVPVFSYSTLQEATNNFDSSRELGDGGFGTVYYGKLRDRREVAVKRLYEQSSKRMVQFKNEIEILTRLRHQNLVMLYGCTSRHSRELLLVYEYIPNGTVADHLHGEKAKNGTFIWSIRMKIAIETASALAYLHASDIIHRDIKTCNILLDNNFCVKVADFGLSRLFPNDVTHISTAPQGTPGYVDPDYHACFQLTSKSDVYSFGVVLIELISSLLAVDIRRHRDEISLANFAISKILKCAFEELIDPSLGYKSDPEVRRMTTSVVELAFRCLQLEKEMRPTMDEVLEILKAIQRGESENQKEEDINIIDNESEDDAQLMKSKLPVSPNSVNDKWFSCSATASISG comes from the exons ATGCCATATCCAAATGTTCATTTGGGAGGAAATGTTTACAGTGCTTGGGAACATCGGGAGTTTAATGATGGTTTTCGAGTTTTAGACCATAGGCTTGAGGACTTATTGGGAAAGAACAGTTGTCACTCTTTTGATCAAAGTATATCATTTCCAAGTTCTCCTTCTGTCTCGTTTAGAATCAAAGGACCCAATCTTACCTTGTTCAGATGCAACGACAGTAGCACGAATGATCATTATTTTCGCGACTATCAGAACTTTACTAATTGTAGTGGCTTCAGCATATACTACAAGTATCCGAGTAGAGAACAGGAAGATTCCTGGCATGCACCAGAGGAAGGTATTCCAGATAACTGTTCACCGATTCATTTGCCAATTAAACGGGGAGCACGGTCTCAAAATAGTAGCTTGTTTGATGGCTTAACTGCGAATTTTACAATTCGGTGGAACTTCTCTGATGATTGTAGTAAATGTTACTATGATGGAGGTCGATGTTTAACTGACAGCAACTACAAATTTCTTTGTTCCTTTAATCCCACAG caaaaagaaaatcaaggcGAATTCTAGTTATAG TCTTACTTGCAGTGATTTGCTTGACCTTTTCAATTTGCCTTGGTATTGTTATATGGtgtttcaagaaaagaaaaggcagTCGTTCTCACTCTTTCACAAGAAATACATATTCTGATCGAAACGATCTTGAAGGGGGTAGCAAGTACTTTGGGGTCCCTGTCTTCTCCTACTCTACTCTTCAAGAAGCCACCAATAATTTTGATTCCTCCAGAGAGCTTGGAGACGGAGGTTTTGGAACTGTATACTACG GTAAACTTCGTGATAGGAGAGAAGTTGCAGTGAAACGCCTCTATGAGCAAAGTTCCAAGAGGATGGTGCAATTTAAGAATGAAATTGAAATTCTTACTCGCTTAAGGCACCAGAATCTTGTTATGCTTTATGGTTGCACATCACGGCATAGTCGTGAACTCCTCCTGGTTTATGAATACATCCCGAATGGAACAGTTGCTGATCACCTGCATGGCGAGAAAGCAAAGAACGGAACCTTTATATGGTCTATCCGCATGAAAATTGCCATAGAAACTGCTAGCGCTTTAGCTTATCTCCACGCTTCTGACATAATACACCGCGATATTAAGACTTGTAACATTCTTCTTGACAACAATTTCTGCGTAAAAGTTGCAGATTTTGGGCTCTCGAGACTTTTTCCAAATGATGTAACTCATATATCAACTGCACCTCAGGGGACACCTGGATATGTTGATCCAGATTACCATGCATGCTTTCAGCTAACTAGTAAAAGTGATGTGTATAGTTTCGGAGTTGTGCTTATTGAGCTCATATCATCATTGCTTGCTGTGGATATAAGAAGGCATAGGGATGAAATTAGTTTGGCTAACTTTGCAATAAGCAAGATTTTGAAATGTGCATTTGAGGAATTGATCGATCCGTCTCTTGGTTACAAGTCCGATCCTGAAGTTAGGAGAATGACTACTTCAGTTGTAGAGCTAGCTTTTCGATGTCTCCAACTTGAAAAGGAGATGAGGCCAACAATGGATGAAGTGTTAGAAATTCTAAAGGCAATTCAGAGGGGCGAGTCGGAAAACCAGAAGGAAGAGGATATTAACATCATTGATAATGAATCAGAAGATGATGCACAATTGATGAAATCTAAATTACCTGTTTCACCGAATTCTGTGAATGATAAGTGGTTTAGCTGCTCTGCCACAGCTAGTATTAGCGGGTGA